A region of Myxococcus stipitatus DSM 14675 DNA encodes the following proteins:
- a CDS encoding HD family phosphohydrolase, producing the protein MDEPEPQSPAPSPLDALAARLGLGNGVWGRRAVQVFLLLMVSVGAGFAISPGLYSQQIPALTGENLGKPFRASSPAGFKAARDYEVVHRSMTTQRRQDARAAVKPVYDLNPAVVGHLRTVVRASFATMRERLMELADAKAESEPDEGRKSRRNPPPTPEQVERDRRAREEMQSELQELLFGQRDAGLEAEDFQALFAKGFSDEVEVATLALLERAYRSEQGPVHVAGSREELAREAPQGLTVRDVVNKGEETLPNGAPQVVDVREAHQEMDRFASIPGNLLPDAPGVQRRAVLRLAKRLVRPNLTINIAETDARRNQAAQAVKDAVISIKKGQRVIGDGELVNEGHLVVLQGMRAETDGLDLVQVQLGGTGLVALLVVSSYFFCLTAFRRFRPTRKDGLLLGILLVGMLALLQLWVSIADAIQDRYTALPIEALYYVFPVAAGAMLVRFILTQELALFFAVVFASLAGVMLGNSLAFGIYTLVGSLVAADRIVKAKDRVGIFRAGLVTGSANTVAVLFLFLVEGKGLSSDTAITAVSAFIGSSLAVPVMVMALTPLIEMTFGYASDIKLLELANLNHPALKELIVQAPGTYHHSIIIGTLVENAAETISANPLLARSCAYYHDIGKGRNPLYFGENQKGENRHDGLAPAMSAVIIKRHVTEGLEMARQYRLPKLVADAIPQHHGTRTVGYFYHKALKEQEGKEGAPPIDESIYRYPGPKPQFREAALVMIADAVEASTRSMSEPTTSKLQAQVQKIINLIFSEGQLDECDLTLKDLNLISQSFLHTLEGIYHTRPVYPAGAVGGGKVPPLVVAGGKAMDVKDKARSAGAS; encoded by the coding sequence ATGGACGAACCGGAACCGCAGTCCCCCGCGCCCAGTCCGTTGGACGCGCTCGCAGCACGCTTGGGTCTAGGAAACGGCGTCTGGGGGCGGCGTGCGGTCCAGGTGTTCCTTCTCCTGATGGTCTCGGTGGGGGCGGGGTTTGCCATCTCCCCCGGCCTCTACAGCCAGCAGATTCCCGCCTTGACGGGCGAGAACCTGGGCAAGCCCTTCCGCGCCAGCTCGCCCGCCGGCTTCAAGGCGGCTCGAGACTACGAGGTCGTCCACCGGTCCATGACGACCCAGCGGCGCCAGGATGCCCGGGCCGCCGTCAAACCCGTCTATGACTTGAACCCGGCCGTGGTGGGACATCTGCGCACCGTGGTGCGTGCGTCCTTCGCCACCATGCGTGAGCGGCTGATGGAGCTCGCCGACGCCAAGGCGGAGAGCGAGCCGGACGAGGGCCGGAAGTCCCGGCGCAACCCACCGCCCACTCCTGAACAGGTCGAGCGCGACCGCCGCGCCCGCGAGGAGATGCAGTCGGAGCTGCAGGAGCTGCTCTTCGGCCAGCGCGACGCGGGGCTGGAGGCGGAGGACTTCCAGGCGCTCTTCGCGAAGGGCTTCTCGGACGAGGTGGAGGTGGCCACCCTGGCGTTGCTGGAGCGGGCCTACCGCTCCGAGCAGGGCCCGGTGCACGTGGCGGGCTCCCGCGAGGAGCTGGCGCGTGAGGCCCCTCAGGGACTCACGGTCCGGGACGTGGTGAACAAGGGGGAGGAGACCCTCCCCAACGGCGCGCCCCAGGTGGTAGACGTGCGCGAGGCGCACCAGGAGATGGACCGCTTCGCCTCCATCCCGGGCAACCTCCTGCCGGATGCGCCGGGTGTGCAGCGCCGGGCCGTGCTTCGGCTGGCCAAGCGGCTGGTGCGGCCCAACCTCACCATCAACATCGCGGAGACGGATGCGCGCCGGAACCAGGCCGCGCAGGCAGTGAAGGACGCCGTCATCTCCATCAAGAAGGGGCAGCGCGTCATCGGCGATGGCGAGCTGGTGAACGAGGGCCACCTCGTCGTCCTGCAAGGGATGCGGGCGGAGACGGACGGGCTGGACCTGGTGCAGGTCCAGTTGGGCGGCACGGGGCTGGTGGCGCTGCTGGTCGTCTCCTCGTACTTCTTCTGCCTCACCGCGTTCCGGCGCTTCCGGCCCACGCGCAAGGACGGGCTGTTGCTGGGCATCTTGCTGGTGGGGATGCTGGCGCTGTTGCAGCTCTGGGTGTCCATCGCGGACGCCATCCAGGACCGCTATACGGCGCTGCCCATCGAGGCGCTGTACTACGTGTTCCCGGTGGCCGCGGGTGCGATGCTGGTGCGCTTCATCCTCACGCAGGAGCTGGCGCTCTTCTTCGCCGTGGTGTTCGCGAGCCTCGCGGGCGTGATGCTCGGCAACTCGCTGGCCTTCGGCATCTACACGCTCGTGGGCTCGCTGGTGGCGGCCGACCGCATCGTCAAGGCGAAGGACCGCGTGGGCATCTTCCGGGCGGGCCTCGTCACCGGCTCGGCCAACACGGTGGCGGTGCTCTTCCTGTTCCTGGTGGAGGGCAAGGGGCTCTCGTCGGACACGGCCATCACCGCGGTGAGCGCGTTCATCGGCTCCTCGCTCGCGGTGCCCGTCATGGTGATGGCGCTCACGCCGCTCATCGAGATGACGTTCGGCTACGCGTCCGACATCAAGCTGCTGGAGCTGGCGAACCTCAACCACCCCGCGCTCAAGGAACTCATCGTCCAGGCGCCGGGCACCTACCACCACTCCATCATCATCGGGACGCTGGTGGAGAACGCCGCCGAGACGATCAGCGCCAACCCGCTGCTCGCGCGTTCGTGCGCGTACTACCACGACATCGGAAAGGGCCGGAACCCGCTCTACTTCGGGGAGAACCAGAAGGGAGAGAACCGGCACGACGGGCTCGCGCCCGCGATGAGCGCCGTCATCATCAAGCGCCACGTGACGGAGGGGCTGGAGATGGCGCGGCAGTACCGGCTGCCGAAGCTGGTGGCGGATGCGATTCCCCAGCACCACGGCACGCGCACGGTGGGGTATTTCTACCACAAGGCCCTGAAGGAGCAGGAGGGCAAGGAAGGCGCGCCGCCCATCGACGAGAGCATCTACCGCTACCCGGGCCCCAAGCCGCAGTTCCGCGAGGCGGCGCTGGTCATGATCGCCGACGCGGTGGAGGCCTCCACGCGCTCGATGTCGGAGCCCACCACGTCCAAGCTCCAGGCCCAGGTGCAGAAGATCATCAACCTCATCTTCTCCGAGGGGCAGCTCGACGAGTGCGACCTGACGCTGAAGGACCTGAACCTCATCTCGCAGTCCTTCCTGCACACGCTGGAGGGCATCTATCACACGCGTCCCGTCTACCCGGCGGGCGCGGTGGGCGGTGGCAAGGTGCCGCCGCTGGTGGTGGCGGGAGGCAAGGCGATGGATGTGAAGGACAAGGCCCGTTCGGCGGGGGCTTCGTGA
- a CDS encoding PhoH family protein, producing the protein MRNPATLEAPAAVTASAKVDVRDNETALALCGNQNENLKLMERRLGVRVGQRGTEFHLSGPSDAVAFAVRLLENLEGMIRAGRPVYREDVEQGIKVLGRGAESLQEVMLGPVLKSSGNRQIAPKSIAQKRYVDSIRAHDIVFGIGPAGTGKTYLAMAMAVAFLQERKVKRIILARPAVEAGEKLGFLPGDLQEKVNPYLRPLYDALHDMMAAERAAHLVEEGVVEVAPLAFMRGRTLNDAFVILDEAQNTTVEQMKMFLTRLGYNSKAVITGDVTQVDLPTGKLSGLSHARAVLKNIEGIHFSEFSDLDVVRHPLVQEVIRAYDKAEVAQKEAQAAREAASSASVAAPESRVAPVPPEAAVG; encoded by the coding sequence TTGCGAAACCCCGCCACGTTGGAAGCGCCCGCAGCCGTCACCGCCTCCGCCAAGGTGGACGTCCGTGACAATGAGACGGCCCTTGCGCTGTGCGGCAACCAGAACGAAAACCTCAAACTGATGGAGCGACGCCTCGGGGTCCGGGTGGGACAACGGGGGACGGAGTTCCACTTGTCCGGCCCCTCCGACGCGGTCGCCTTCGCGGTGCGTTTGCTGGAGAACCTGGAGGGGATGATTCGCGCGGGGCGTCCCGTCTACCGCGAGGACGTCGAGCAGGGCATCAAGGTGCTCGGCCGGGGCGCGGAGTCGCTCCAGGAAGTCATGCTGGGGCCGGTGCTGAAGAGCTCCGGCAACCGGCAGATTGCGCCGAAGAGCATCGCCCAGAAGCGCTACGTGGACTCCATCCGAGCCCACGACATCGTCTTCGGCATCGGTCCCGCGGGTACGGGCAAGACGTACCTGGCCATGGCCATGGCTGTTGCCTTCCTCCAGGAGCGCAAGGTCAAGCGCATCATCCTGGCGCGGCCCGCGGTGGAGGCGGGGGAGAAGCTGGGCTTCCTGCCCGGCGACTTGCAGGAGAAGGTGAACCCCTACCTGCGGCCGCTCTACGACGCGCTCCACGACATGATGGCCGCCGAGCGCGCGGCGCATCTGGTGGAGGAGGGCGTGGTGGAGGTCGCTCCGCTGGCCTTCATGCGTGGCCGGACGCTCAACGATGCCTTCGTCATCCTCGACGAGGCGCAGAACACCACCGTGGAGCAGATGAAGATGTTCCTGACGCGCCTGGGCTACAACAGCAAGGCCGTCATCACCGGCGACGTGACGCAGGTGGACCTCCCCACGGGGAAGCTGTCCGGCCTGTCCCATGCCCGCGCGGTGCTCAAGAACATCGAGGGCATCCACTTCTCGGAGTTCTCCGACCTGGACGTCGTCCGCCACCCGTTGGTGCAGGAAGTCATCCGCGCCTACGACAAGGCGGAGGTGGCCCAGAAGGAGGCCCAGGCCGCTCGCGAAGCCGCCTCGTCGGCCAGCGTGGCGGCACCTGAGTCCCGCGTGGCTCCGGTGCCCCCGGAGGCTGCTGTCGGCTGA
- a CDS encoding DUF4388 domain-containing protein, whose translation MSLKGTLKDFGIGDILQLIGQQQKTGSLQLDNKDQEVRIGFQDGHIIKVESVTRKRKDLIGAMLVRAELITETQLEAALETQRRTLKRLGDVLVSSQALTADRFQSMMQLQATETLYRLFTWKAGTYEFIQGPVEPEAEAIHPLRAETVLMEGFRMVDEWPVIRKSIHRDDLAFERLKALPPPREGEEGGELGSIGGTERRVYDEIAVGRDLRKLVDVCCLGEFETCKALHNLVRGEYVRVVHPEGAPAPAPGEERLVSRMGGVVGRVVATMGVLAALAVVVSRVALADPEHTRAATAFADAAAQRHVSDAQRVRIESALEVFLLERGELPERLDALVQAGLLSSDELRYPWREEFYYRRLPARRFVLLPPLR comes from the coding sequence ATGTCCCTGAAAGGAACCCTCAAGGACTTCGGCATCGGCGACATCCTGCAGCTCATCGGGCAGCAGCAGAAGACGGGCTCGCTCCAACTGGACAACAAGGACCAGGAGGTGCGCATCGGCTTCCAGGACGGCCACATCATCAAGGTCGAGAGCGTCACCCGGAAGCGCAAGGACCTCATCGGCGCCATGCTCGTGCGCGCCGAGCTCATCACCGAGACGCAGCTGGAAGCGGCGCTGGAGACGCAGCGGCGCACCCTCAAGCGGCTGGGGGACGTGCTCGTCTCCAGCCAGGCGCTCACCGCGGACCGCTTCCAGTCGATGATGCAGCTGCAGGCGACGGAGACGCTCTACCGTCTCTTCACCTGGAAGGCCGGCACGTACGAGTTCATCCAGGGACCGGTGGAGCCCGAAGCGGAGGCCATCCATCCGCTGCGCGCCGAGACGGTGCTCATGGAAGGCTTCCGGATGGTGGATGAGTGGCCCGTCATCCGGAAGTCCATCCACCGCGACGACCTCGCCTTCGAGCGCCTCAAGGCGCTGCCTCCACCGCGCGAGGGCGAGGAGGGCGGAGAGCTGGGCTCCATCGGCGGCACCGAGCGCCGCGTCTACGACGAGATCGCGGTCGGTCGCGACCTGCGCAAGCTGGTGGATGTCTGCTGCCTGGGTGAGTTCGAGACCTGCAAGGCCCTGCACAACCTGGTTCGGGGCGAGTACGTGCGCGTCGTGCACCCCGAGGGGGCGCCGGCTCCCGCGCCGGGGGAGGAGCGGCTGGTCTCCCGCATGGGGGGCGTGGTGGGGCGGGTGGTGGCCACCATGGGAGTCCTCGCGGCGCTGGCGGTGGTGGTGTCCCGGGTGGCGCTCGCCGACCCGGAGCACACGCGAGCGGCCACCGCTTTCGCCGACGCCGCGGCGCAACGTCATGTTTCCGATGCCCAACGCGTCCGAATCGAGTCCGCCCTGGAAGTGTTCCTTCTGGAACGAGGGGAACTGCCGGAGCGTCTGGACGCCCTGGTCCAGGCTGGATTGTTGAGTTCAGACGAACTCAGATACCCGTGGCGGGAGGAATTCTACTACCGGCGGTTGCCCGCTCGGCGGTTCGTCCTCCTGCCTCCCCTGCGCTAG
- the mazG gene encoding nucleoside triphosphate pyrophosphohydrolase, which translates to MGTPGAELERLVGIMQRLRAEGGCPWDREQDLRSLRPYLVEEAFEVLDEMDRVAQGGPWHPLCEELGDLLFQIVFHAQLASELGEFTMADVSKAISDKITSRHPHVFGEQQVRLDGAEQVLANWAKLKAEERKRKTGKEGSVLDGVPTAAPALLRAERLTEKASRIGFDWPDLAGVRGKLAEELAELDAAIATGERDAIEHELGDVLFSLANLARFVKTPAEDALRMAIRRFTTRFQHIESALHDEGVPFGGATLEHMERHWQAAKAQEKSLPPPRSLPRAPLSTLRLGVSNLEAQRTFWDSVATTLGWSPARSEPDTARYDSGPVRLVFHRAEHPASGTTFTLEAPSALAVIRLRQVMEQAHPGSVVDSAAGSLTFRDPAGLMWEYTSIAR; encoded by the coding sequence ATGGGGACCCCTGGGGCGGAGCTGGAACGTCTGGTGGGCATCATGCAGAGGCTGCGCGCCGAGGGCGGCTGCCCCTGGGACCGGGAGCAGGACCTGCGCTCCCTGCGGCCCTACCTCGTCGAGGAGGCCTTCGAGGTCCTGGATGAGATGGACCGGGTGGCCCAGGGAGGCCCCTGGCACCCGCTCTGCGAGGAGCTGGGCGACCTGCTCTTCCAGATCGTGTTCCACGCCCAGCTCGCCTCGGAGCTGGGTGAGTTCACCATGGCCGACGTCAGCAAGGCCATCAGCGACAAGATCACCAGCCGCCACCCGCACGTCTTCGGCGAGCAGCAGGTGCGGTTGGATGGCGCCGAGCAGGTGCTGGCCAACTGGGCCAAGCTCAAGGCCGAGGAGCGCAAGCGCAAGACGGGCAAGGAGGGCTCGGTCCTCGACGGAGTCCCCACGGCCGCCCCCGCCCTGCTGCGCGCCGAACGGCTCACGGAGAAAGCCAGCCGCATCGGCTTCGACTGGCCGGACCTCGCGGGTGTGCGCGGAAAGCTGGCCGAGGAGCTGGCCGAGCTGGACGCCGCCATCGCCACCGGGGAGCGCGACGCCATCGAGCACGAGCTGGGCGACGTCCTGTTCTCGCTCGCCAACCTCGCGCGCTTCGTGAAGACCCCCGCCGAGGACGCGCTGCGCATGGCCATCCGCCGCTTCACCACGCGCTTCCAGCACATCGAGTCCGCCCTCCACGACGAGGGCGTCCCCTTCGGAGGTGCCACCCTGGAGCACATGGAGCGGCACTGGCAGGCCGCCAAGGCCCAGGAGAAGTCCCTGCCCCCGCCCAGGTCGCTGCCTCGCGCCCCCCTCTCCACCCTGCGGCTGGGCGTCTCCAACCTCGAGGCCCAGCGCACCTTCTGGGACTCGGTGGCCACCACCCTGGGCTGGAGCCCCGCCCGGTCGGAGCCCGACACGGCCCGGTACGACAGCGGCCCGGTGCGCCTGGTGTTCCACCGCGCGGAGCACCCCGCCTCGGGGACCACCTTCACGCTGGAGGCCCCTTCCGCCCTGGCGGTGATCCGGCTGCGGCAGGTGATGGAGCAAGCCCACCCTGGCTCCGTCGTGGATTCCGCCGCGGGAAGCCTGACTTTCCGTGATCCAGCCGGCCTGATGTGGGAATACACCTCCATCGCCCGATGA
- the rpsT gene encoding 30S ribosomal protein S20, whose amino-acid sequence MANTKSAEKRYRQSEKRRARNVTVRTEVKTAVKSAREAIGTKDTAKKTDAVKAASKALNKAASKGVLHKRTASRRISRLAKAAAKSARQA is encoded by the coding sequence TTGGCCAACACCAAGTCCGCAGAGAAGCGTTACCGTCAGTCCGAGAAGCGCCGCGCCCGGAACGTCACCGTCCGCACCGAGGTGAAGACCGCGGTGAAGTCCGCCCGTGAGGCCATTGGCACCAAGGACACCGCCAAGAAGACGGACGCGGTCAAGGCGGCCTCCAAGGCGCTGAACAAGGCCGCCTCCAAGGGCGTGCTGCACAAGCGCACCGCTTCGCGCCGCATCTCGCGCCTCGCCAAGGCCGCCGCCAAGAGCGCGCGTCAGGCCTGA
- the lptE gene encoding LptE family protein → MLLPFRSASRRLRLAVLLGGGTCLALSSGCGYRLTPRGEGLPGGAKTVCAPIFTNETPEPALETLFTRYLRQELTRVGKLGAGTSCDAKVEGTVLQVWSSPTIVGRFFRVHAQVRLRWVKEGQQPQETVVFGTEDYLPGSGDVLEAEANRQAAMDRLAAVLMRDGFDRLANAW, encoded by the coding sequence ATGTTGCTTCCCTTCAGGTCCGCTTCACGGCGTCTCCGTCTGGCCGTGCTGCTGGGCGGCGGGACGTGTCTGGCGCTCTCCTCGGGGTGTGGTTATCGCCTGACGCCTCGGGGCGAGGGGCTGCCCGGCGGCGCGAAGACGGTGTGCGCCCCCATCTTCACCAATGAAACGCCGGAGCCCGCGCTGGAGACGCTCTTCACGCGCTACCTGCGCCAGGAGCTGACGCGGGTGGGGAAGCTCGGCGCCGGCACGTCCTGCGACGCGAAGGTGGAGGGGACGGTGCTGCAGGTGTGGAGCTCGCCGACCATCGTCGGGCGCTTCTTCCGCGTCCATGCGCAGGTGCGGCTGCGCTGGGTGAAGGAAGGGCAACAGCCCCAGGAGACGGTCGTCTTCGGCACCGAGGACTATCTGCCGGGAAGTGGCGACGTCCTCGAGGCGGAAGCGAATCGTCAGGCCGCCATGGACCGGCTGGCAGCGGTGTTGATGCGCGACGGATTTGATCGGCTGGCCAACGCCTGGTGA
- the leuS gene encoding leucine--tRNA ligase produces the protein MAMNERYEPQAIEGKWQARWDEAGIFRAGKRPGAPKKYVLEMLPYPSGKMHMGHVRNYLIGDVYARYFLMRGYDVLHPMGWDAFGLPAENAAIKEGVHPAVRTAENIVSFKKEMKSLGYSYDWEREVNTSAPEYYRWNQWFFIQMLERGLVYRRFSKVNWCTGCHTVIANEQVKDGVCERCSSPVVDKEMPEWAFRITRFSQDLLSSLDTLKEWPDRITSMQRNWIGRSDGAEADFRVQGHDASLRVFTTRVDTIYGCTYVVLAPDHKLVAQVTTPERRAEVAAFVKRMAAQSKTERMGEGTEKEGIFTGAHAINPFTGQQVPIWIANFVLSDYGTGAVMSVPAHDERDFSFARKYALPVKVVIQPATGDKLPAGEALEAASTEYGVLVDSGEYTGKTSEVARQEMAKKLEQEGRGKATVTYRQKDWGFSRQRYWGTPIPIVYCEKCDPERQGIPVPVEQLPVRLPEIDVQEVLTGKGEPPLAKVPSWVNTTCPKCGGPARREAETMDTFVDSCWYFARYLSPHYDAAPFDPKEAQRFLPVDIYVGGPEHAVMHLLYFRFWTRVMKLLGLSPVDEPVTRLITQGIVNGPDGRKMSKRWGNVVAPASIVQKYGADTARAYVMFAGPPERDFDWSDDQVEGVFRFLKRVWTLASTHHAAVAGATHAGPFEGKALEIRRAAHKGLKRVSEAIERLSFNTAIAGTMECVNALYATGTPETPAEKAAMAEAVRLLAAMLTPFAPHIADEIAEAYGSKELTVAQAWPDFDPALVVDDVIPYAVQVNGKLRAEIQVPANAVEADVRAAAEADERVQAAITGKTVRKFVFVPKRLVNFVVG, from the coding sequence ATGGCGATGAACGAGCGTTACGAGCCCCAGGCGATTGAAGGTAAGTGGCAGGCCCGTTGGGACGAGGCCGGCATCTTCCGGGCGGGCAAGCGCCCCGGCGCACCCAAGAAGTACGTGCTCGAGATGCTGCCGTACCCCAGTGGCAAGATGCACATGGGGCACGTCCGCAACTACCTCATCGGGGATGTGTACGCGCGCTACTTCCTGATGCGCGGGTATGACGTGCTGCACCCCATGGGCTGGGACGCCTTCGGGTTGCCGGCGGAGAACGCGGCCATCAAGGAAGGCGTTCACCCGGCCGTCCGCACCGCGGAGAACATCGTCTCCTTCAAGAAGGAGATGAAGAGCCTGGGCTACAGCTACGACTGGGAGCGCGAGGTCAACACCAGCGCGCCCGAGTACTACCGCTGGAACCAGTGGTTCTTCATCCAGATGTTGGAGCGCGGGCTCGTCTATCGCCGCTTCAGCAAGGTGAACTGGTGCACCGGCTGCCACACCGTCATCGCCAACGAGCAGGTGAAGGACGGCGTCTGCGAGCGCTGCTCGTCGCCCGTGGTGGACAAGGAGATGCCCGAGTGGGCGTTCCGCATCACCCGCTTCTCGCAGGACTTGTTGTCCTCGCTGGACACCCTCAAGGAGTGGCCGGACCGCATCACCTCCATGCAGCGCAACTGGATTGGCCGCTCGGACGGTGCCGAGGCGGACTTCCGCGTCCAGGGGCATGACGCCTCCCTGCGCGTCTTCACCACGCGCGTGGACACCATCTACGGCTGCACCTACGTGGTGCTCGCGCCGGACCACAAGCTGGTGGCCCAGGTGACGACGCCGGAGCGGCGCGCGGAGGTCGCGGCCTTCGTCAAGCGCATGGCGGCGCAGTCCAAGACGGAGCGGATGGGGGAGGGGACGGAGAAGGAGGGCATCTTCACCGGCGCCCACGCCATCAACCCCTTCACGGGGCAGCAGGTCCCCATCTGGATCGCCAACTTCGTGTTGAGCGACTACGGCACCGGCGCGGTGATGAGCGTGCCCGCGCACGACGAGCGGGACTTCTCCTTCGCGCGCAAGTACGCGTTGCCGGTGAAGGTCGTCATCCAGCCGGCCACGGGCGACAAGCTGCCCGCGGGCGAGGCGCTGGAGGCCGCGTCTACCGAGTACGGCGTGCTGGTGGACTCGGGTGAGTACACCGGGAAGACGTCCGAGGTGGCTCGCCAGGAGATGGCGAAGAAGCTGGAGCAGGAGGGCCGGGGCAAGGCCACGGTGACGTACCGCCAGAAGGACTGGGGCTTCAGCCGCCAGCGCTACTGGGGCACGCCCATCCCCATCGTCTACTGCGAGAAGTGCGACCCGGAGCGCCAGGGCATCCCCGTGCCCGTGGAGCAGTTGCCGGTGCGCCTGCCGGAAATCGACGTCCAGGAGGTGTTGACCGGCAAGGGCGAGCCCCCGTTGGCGAAGGTGCCCTCGTGGGTGAACACGACCTGCCCGAAGTGCGGCGGCCCCGCCCGGCGTGAGGCGGAGACGATGGACACCTTCGTCGACTCCTGCTGGTACTTCGCGCGCTACCTGTCGCCGCACTACGACGCCGCGCCGTTCGACCCGAAGGAGGCCCAGCGCTTCCTGCCCGTGGACATCTACGTGGGTGGGCCCGAGCACGCGGTGATGCACTTGCTCTACTTCCGGTTCTGGACCCGCGTGATGAAGCTGTTGGGTTTGAGCCCGGTGGACGAGCCCGTCACGCGCTTGATCACGCAGGGCATCGTCAACGGTCCGGATGGCCGCAAGATGTCCAAGCGCTGGGGCAACGTGGTGGCGCCCGCCTCCATCGTCCAGAAGTACGGCGCGGACACCGCCCGGGCCTACGTGATGTTCGCCGGCCCTCCGGAGCGCGACTTCGACTGGTCCGACGACCAGGTGGAGGGCGTGTTCCGCTTCCTCAAGCGCGTCTGGACGCTGGCGTCCACGCACCACGCCGCGGTGGCGGGTGCCACCCACGCGGGCCCCTTCGAGGGCAAGGCGCTGGAGATTCGCCGCGCCGCGCACAAGGGCCTCAAGCGCGTGAGCGAGGCCATCGAGCGGCTGTCGTTCAACACGGCCATCGCCGGCACCATGGAGTGCGTCAACGCGCTCTACGCGACGGGGACGCCGGAGACGCCCGCGGAGAAGGCGGCCATGGCGGAGGCCGTGCGCCTCCTGGCGGCCATGCTCACGCCTTTCGCTCCGCACATCGCGGACGAAATCGCGGAGGCGTACGGGAGCAAGGAGCTCACCGTGGCCCAGGCGTGGCCGGACTTCGACCCCGCGCTGGTGGTGGACGACGTCATCCCCTACGCGGTGCAGGTGAACGGCAAGCTGCGCGCGGAGATTCAGGTGCCCGCCAACGCGGTGGAGGCGGATGTTCGCGCCGCGGCCGAGGCGGACGAGCGGGTTCAGGCCGCCATCACCGGCAAGACGGTGCGCAAGTTCGTCTTCGTGCCCAAGCGCCTGGTGAACTTCGTCGTCGGCTGA